The stretch of DNA AGCGCCATTTGTGAAACACCAAATTGTCTTGCGAGAATTTTCATACTTGTCTTGTAGTTTGGGTCAAGAAGTTTCTTTTTAAGAAATTGAACTTTTGTCGCTGTAAGTTTATGTCCTTTGCCTGACTGTCTTATACGCTCAACTGTCCGCAGATGCCCGCGCACAACTGCTGGATTCTTTTTATGATGTTCTCTCATTTCCTTTTCTGTCGCCCATTGCAAGTTGTCTAAGCGATTGTTGCTTTTGTCATAGTCCAGGTGCAGAACGTAAATTTGTTTATCGGAATTGTCGGGAAGAAAAACTGTCGCCACGAGTTTGTGTATGAAAATATGTTTGTAAATGGCTGTCTGTCCACGGAGAATCTTGTAGCGGAAGATTTTGTAATCCTTCACCGTACCACATTTTAAAATCTGTCCATGGCTGATGTCATCTGTGAAACTGCACAACTGTCCATGGTTGGAAACAGCGTAGCGGAATTTAGATTTGTAACCGAGCGGAAATTCTTTCCATTGTTCTTTCATCATTGTCTGTTTAGAAAAATATTTCTGTCAACCAGTAAAGCAGTCCAACGAGAAGTAACGCTGTAAAGACTGCAAGAGCGTAGTCTGCAAATTCCATTTTGTGTTTGTCGTTGTCCGATTTTCTTCTGAATATGTTTTTCATTTCTTACGTCTGTGTCCACGAAGCCGTGTCGTTTTTTGCAATTGCAACTAACGTTCCTCAAATTTGCGCTGTGCGGGATTTATGAAAACTAATTTGTCTGCCATTACAAATATAAACCGAAGATACAAATTTTTAAACTTAAACGTCAGCCCGCATAGAGCAAATTTGATGTTAGCAGTTGTGAATTTTTCTCCTGCGTCACTGTCCACGAGCAGAAAGTTGTCGGAATGAAAAGAGTTGCTGTCCACCGTGATTTTATTTTTTGTTTAGTTGTCTCTGCTGTCTGTTTAGAAAAAGATTTCTGTCAGAAAGAAAAGTAGTCCGATGATAATTAACGCTATAAAAATTGTAAGCGCGTAGTCTGCTATTTCCATTTTGTGCTTGTCGCTGTCCGATTTTCTTCTGAATATGTTTTTCATTTCTGTTGTTTCTGTGTCCGCGAGTTGCTGTCTGCCGATGAACAGCGAATAAGAGTTGCGCAACTGTCCGCTAAATTATTTTTTCTTTTTGTTTGTTGTCCGTGTTTGCGAAGTTGTCGAGCCGATGCTCCGCGAACTTTTCTTTTTCTGCCTGTCGGCTTGCAGTTTGCTGTCTACGGAGAGTGCTACTTTTCTAAGTTGCTCGTCATTGTGTCCCGCAAAGTCCACGAACTGATAAAAACTGTCGTGTCGTTTGATGAAGTTAATTTGTTTTTGTCGCGTCATACCCCAGATGATAAGTCCACGAAGTTAGTTTTTTTCATAACTGCTAACGTTCCGCAAGTTTGCGCTGTGCGGATTTTCGGAGAAGGATTTGTCGGCAAGACAAATGCTTCATAGGAAATCCGCACACCAAATTTACGATTTTGCCCGCATAGAGCAAACTTGCTGTTAGCACCAGTTTCTTCTGTCGTGGCAGTCCACCGATACATGTGCTACAACGAAGAGAGTAACTGTCTGACGAGAAAAATTGTCGTGGAAGAAATTGTCAATGAAGGACTGTCACACGAAGAAACTGTCAGCCTACAATGATAGTTGCAATGTCACCGTGATTTACCATTGCTGAATTTGCTTCGTCACGGTCAAGTTCTAACCGTCCGTTAAATGATGGATTTATTTTTACAACTATTTTAACTCCGACTTTGTTAAAAGTCAGGGAACGCTGTCCGTCAATGAATACTTTAACAAATTGCCCGTTGGTTAAATTCCATTTGTCCGCTTGTTCCTTTGTTATTTCAATGTGTCTGCGTTCAATAACTACATTTTTCTTTACTTCGATTTTGTCTGTCGGTGTTGAGATAGTAATAAATCCGTCTGTGAGTTCTCCGTCTGCAAGCGGAGGATTAACGCCAAGTAAATACGAATGTGTCCGATTGAGTTCAACCAAAGTGTCTTTGGAACACGGGAGAAGCACTTTTATATTTTCAAGTTTTCCCTTTTGTCCAGAAAGCGTAACTGTCAGGTTGTTTGTAAAGAATTTTGGATGCCCGATGTTGTCCGCTTTTTCAATTACTGTCTGTCCGAAAAGTTTTTTGAAATGCTCTTCTGATAAATGAACATGAGAATTTGAAACTGCTATCGGTAAATTGAATTGTCTCATTGTCGTGTCGTTTTTTGAAATTGGTGCTAACGTTTTGCAGGTTGGAGAAGTGGCGGAGTTCGGAGCACTTCACTGTCCCACAGCACAAAGATAATTAAATGCAGAAAACATTTTTTCCAAATGTCAACCGCCATTTCTCCAACCTGCTGTTAGCAGCATACTCATTTATTTGTCCACGATGAAACATTGTCGGAGAACTTTATTGTCTGCCGTGAATTCAATGCTGTAAAGTCCGCTACTAAAATTGTCAATGGAAAGAGAAGTTGTCTGGTGAAGAATACCTGTCTTGATTAACTGCCCGAATGAATTATAAATTTTGAAACTAAATTGTCTGCTGTCAGTTGTCTTAATGTTGATTTGATTATCTGTCGGGTTAGGAAAAATTGAAAGCCCAAAAGAATTTTCAATTTCATTTACTCCTGTTGTCAGTCGGTAGTCGCAGAGAAAAGTATTAAAGTTGTAGGAGATAATGCTGTCTGAGTAACACCTCATTGGTCCATCCCATTCAGGAAAAATTGTGTGAGGTTGCGGAAGCATTAGGAACGGACAACCAAGCAACTCAATGTAACCTCCCCACCAAGAAAAAGCGTTTGTGTTTGGTTCAGTTGTCCAAACTCGTTGCAATGTGTCAGCACCGACTATGAA from Bacteroidota bacterium encodes:
- a CDS encoding HNH endonuclease — translated: MMKEQWKEFPLGYKSKFRYAVSNHGQLCSFTDDISHGQILKCGTVKDYKIFRYKILRGQTAIYKHIFIHKLVATVFLPDNSDKQIYVLHLDYDKSNNRLDNLQWATEKEMREHHKKNPAVVRGHLRTVERIRQSGKGHKLTATKVQFLKKKLLDPNYKTSMKILARQFGVSQMAL
- a CDS encoding T9SS type A sorting domain-containing protein, yielding MKRLLLISTLLWLTTFAIGQTFAPTGAKWYYSAQANGAAPPNSEYYLYESQLDTVVGGHSCKKISVTYYKYQNGDTAYLPPVFTYQSTDTVFYYNTIYSRYFPLYIFNVVQGDTLVFHSPTVPFNPADTLWQSVVDSVTSFIVGADTLQRVWTTEPNTNAFSWWGGYIELLGCPFLMLPQPHTIFPEWDGPMRCYSDSIISYNFNTFLCDYRLTTGVNEIENSFGLSIFPNPTDNQINIKTTDSRQFSFKIYNSFGQLIKTGILHQTTSLSIDNFSSGLYSIEFTADNKVLRQCFIVDK